The Solanum lycopersicum chromosome 8, SLM_r2.1 DNA segment TTGAAGTTGATTACGTGTGTTTGCTTTTCTTTAAATTCTCTCACGTAATGCCTTTCAAGAGATATAATATGATCAGATCCAAAAGGCACCCGTGCTCTTCTAAAAAAACTCTTTTGCAAGGATTGGAGAAAGTTACAACGCCaaataaatagatttttgaaGGAGTGGTCAACAAAGTTCTTCCCGGAGATAAACTTGAAATGACGAAGTGCTTTCCAATGTTTTCGTAGATCATATACGTTCAGCGAGGTCTACGTCATCCTACAGTCGAGAAGTACGCTACTAAAGACTCTAAACTgcactcacaagatcaattaataaaaaatacattttttatttgtttcgaTTCCAGTTAATTTTCGACGCTTCAAGTTTTTTTTGCGAgcaattatattaatataatatttaattgttatattattttgttttgtttgacgATATTGGTTGAActgttgttgttgtattggtaaaatttaatatataataattctcaattcattatattcaaaagttttttaaaaatcacaatTATTCAGTGTTAAAATTATTGACAATTGCTATCACACTATCTAACACTAtcattgttataattatatccACTATTACTTCACCAAATATCAAGCCTTACTTCTATCACGACTAATCTTCACTATAAACCACCTCACCATCAGAACTAGCATCATCGTCAACTATTATCAACGTACCATCAACCACCACATATTCTTCAATCGCCACCGTCGCCACCACTTCAAATCATATCCACCACCACAAAACGTACACGAATTATTAGTTTGTAATTgctcaaatatttattttattttgttgtatttacatatttctaatatttaattgttatttcatttcaattacatatttattatgttaaaaaaaaattatgcacaTTCAGATGTTGAAAAACAAACAATCTTAATCAATTATTCAGTGTTCACATCTAGAGACAACATCTTAATTATTCACTATTCAGATCTATAGACAACATCTTAATAATTCACATGTCTACACCATCCAAATTAACACCCACAACTATCACACTACTCGTCATTTCTGCTAATCgctatataatttcataaaaatagttTGTTAATACTTTCATTACGAAttcataattttctattttaactttatttattaaaattcatcactataaatatatagtttaaaaattacttattattattttttaattattttctaatgtaatatattattaatacaagtatataatataattatagttttttttttgctataattaatggGGTCCACAGCCTATTATGTAACCAATAgtataaaaactttattttctaattttgtatataattatacacaaaacaattttctctctccttttcacaaataattttctctctccttttcaCATTCTAACGTCTTCTCCTACATTTAATACTCCAGCTATCcggtttgaatttcaaatttttgtccaaaatttGAGTAATCCCTCCCGAAGTTGAAGTTCCCTCCCCAAGTTGAAGTCAATTTCGTAAGTActccttaattttagttgtttacatcttcttctttttttaacttatttaaaatttgcatgtgttctgtttattatttttttcatatattttgatgaaataatcgattttttgttcttgatagatctaaaattggtcaaacaatgaatgaatcatcttcatctttgaggattaccagaggtagtcctttgcatgtcaatgttgttgaCATTTTACCATCCTTTTCAATGAGGTTAACTCAAGATTTTGGAGTTAATGTAGGGTCTTTGGGAAAATCAAAACAAGTTATACAAGAACAAACCATGGAAGAGCTGAGATCAAAGGAAAAAAACGACCCTATGGCAGTTCAACAActtattaaaaatgtcaaagctagaggcattaaaattgtacaaggAACAAGAAAGAGGAAAGATGTAAACATTGAATCAGAGGAAAATGCTTCTGAAGTTGTCGGATCTGAAGAACTTCATAATCACGAGGTAGTGTCTTAAAACACAAagttagatacaattttttggttaattagttgtcaatatacaaaaaatattaaattaagtattgtatatagtatattccatgtttagtaattgtatatagtatattgcatgtttatgttatttttggtttttgtatatatatacaaaatagtaattggacttagttatacagatggaaaatttgaatatataattagaatttgtatattctattagttatatacaaattattgaagttagtatatattaagtttatatacatatacaaaaattgatatgtacATGTCTATTTCAATAGCTGGTAGTAGGGGATTGTATATTAAagactcattattttttttatataaatatattcacaaagtaattggatttagttatatagatgggaaaatatcatatgtgattataattttgtatattgtagtagttatttacaaattattgaatataatgtcatgtttaactaatatattcatgtacacaTATTGTAGTTGGATTTAGTTATATAGATGGGAAAATATcatatgtgattataaattgtatattgtagtagttatatataaattattgaatataatgtcatgtttaactaatatattcatgtacacatatcaatataacttatttttgttttttttgtatatatatacaaaaaagtaattggacttagttatacagatggaaaatttgaatatatgattagaatttgtatattatattagttatatacaactattgaagttagtatatattaagtttatatacatatacaaaaaatgatatgtacATGTCTGTTTTAATAGCTGGTAGTAGGGGATTGTATATTAAAgactcattaattttttttatataaatatatacacaaaGTAATTGAATTTAGTTATATAGATGGGAAAATATCATAtgtgattataatttgtatattgtagcagttatatacaaattattgaatataaTGTCATGTTTACCTAATATATTCAAGTACACatatcaatatacaaaaaaggtaagttcatatatataaatataaattaatctgTGCATgacttattttttgatttttttgtatatatatgtaagtatatatatacaaaaattaatctgtacatgacttttttaaaaattaatttttttttgtatatatatactctgtttatttcatacaatttttttattttttaggaaGTCAGATATATTTGCAAGAACCGTGAAAAGAGGACAATTCACATGCAATGTTATACGCAAATCAACACATTAAATGAGCTTCAGAATAAATTGCCTTCAAATCAATATAATCGTATATGTGCATCATTGCGTTTTGCACAGTTAACAGCAATGAGAAGATGCCACGTGCAAGCACAATTGTTTAGATGCATTGTGTTGAGGGAGTTGGAAGGTAGTTCTGTGAATGCaatacttttttatataaatggcACAACGCTTCGATTCACAATACGGGAATTTGCCATTATTTCTGGTTTGAATTGTTCTGATAATGGTGCTGACTTCTACTTTGATACTGATCAACCCAATAGAATCATCGATGAGTATTTTTCAGGGAATTCTCCTGTCACTAAAGCTCGTTTGGCTGAAGCTTTTAAAGCAAAGGTATGGGGTGACAATCAGGAAGATGCATACAAGTTTGGGATTCTATATTATATAGATGAGTTTATCATGTCCGTAAAAACTACTACAACAACAATAGATAGGTTGGACTTTGATCTGGTTGAAACAGGTAGATTTATGGATTATCCGTGGGGTCGGAAGGCTTTTAATGAACTTGCTAAATCCATAAACAACAAGATAAAGCCATGTGGACAGTACTACAAAATTCAGGGCTTTCCACTTCCAATGCAAGTTTGGTTCTATGAATGTTGCTCGTATGTTGATGACAAGATTGCTGTCAAGGTTTCTAGTCACATTCCTCGGATTATCAATTGGGTGACTAAGAACGACCATCCTCGATTTGATTgtttcatgaaaataatttttaatgatgCAGATAATCCGGTATGTATTTACTTAATACAATTTgtaaattattgaagttagtatacATTTACTTACTACAATTTgtatattacatttttattatattgactTGTAATTTTTCATGATTATGCAGATTAAGTTCAAAAATATTGAGCCAACAGCGATGGAAATTAAAATCCTTAAACTTCCACCATCGACAGAACAATCAATTTCTCAGGGCACTGATCACAATAAAGTTACAGATCCGGATGATGATTTCAAAAACCCGCCCAGTATAACAAgcagaaaaggaaaagaaaaagttattgaATGTTCTTCACCgattaggaaaaagaaaaagcaatCTGTTACAGTCATCTCCATCAACAAATCTTCAACAAAGGCAATTAAGACATACACACGAAGATCAATGGCACGCAAAGCCACACGATCACAGTCCATCAATATCAACAGTGTTGAGAAACACAGTGATGCAGGTACGTCACACAACAATGAACATAAAGAGCAGAAAAGTGTACAAGACAGAACACAAAATGGGGCAAATTAAGAAGTCAACAAGCATTACAATTTCGCGTGATGAATTTGAAGCATTCAAAAAATTGGTAATCaaatatacaattcaaatataCGTTATTTGAAaagattatatacaattattaataaaatatgcacCTTTTTCACATAGGTCAAAGACGAGTTCGCTGATTTGAGAAAAATGCTTGAAGACAAATTCAAAACAGTGTTGGAAGCCATGAATTCCAAGGTATcacatgtataaattttttgttttaattttttatatacaatataatatatactaaTGAATACagttgtataattattttttcaggtTAATGTCGTCGATGATGATCAAGAATCACCCATCAGAGATGTTCATCACTAGCCCACATACACTCCACATGAACCCCAAAGTCAATCTGCAAATTTGACAGAACAAGAGGTATTATTTTgcaatatttatacattaattcaatttatacacatattgaaatgaaataaattgtatataagTAAATTCAGTTTATACACATTAATTCAGTTTATacacatatttaaattaaataattaagaactaTATACTAGTATAGCtcaaattattataaatcagcatattacttatttttatacAGAATATACTAcaacatattttcttatattttttacattattttcagGCTACATTTGAAGATGTCATGCAAGAAACGCATATCACTCGTGTTCATCAGTCAAATACCAAGTCTTCACAGTTAGGTGCACAAAAAAAACCGATAGGTCATCCAAGTGCATTAAAAAATCATGAGGTATCCGTAAATgattatatacattttaaaatttattataatggtttataatcaatttgttagatatttaagttattattttc contains these protein-coding regions:
- the LOC138338065 gene encoding uncharacterized protein — translated: MNESSSSLRITRGSPLHVNVVDILPSFSMRLTQDFGVNVGSLGKSKQVIQEQTMEELRSKEKNDPMAVQQLIKNVKARGIKIVQGTRKRKDVNIESEENASEVVGSEELHNHEEVRYICKNREKRTIHMQCYTQINTLNELQNKLPSNQYNRICASLRFAQLTAMRRCHVQAQLFRCIVLRELEGSSVNAILFYINGTTLRFTIREFAIISGLNCSDNGADFYFDTDQPNRIIDEYFSGNSPVTKARLAEAFKAKVWGDNQEDAYKFGILYYIDEFIMSVKTTTTTIDRLDFDLVETGRFMDYPWGRKAFNELAKSINNKIKPCGQYYKIQGFPLPMQVWFYECCSYVDDKIAVKVSSHIPRIINWVTKNDHPRFDCFMKIIFNDADNPIKFKNIEPTAMEIKILKLPPSTEQSISQGTDHNKVTDPDDDFKNPPSITSRKGKEKVIECSSPIRKKKKQSVTVISINKSSTKAIKTYTRRSMARKATRSQSININSVEKHSDAAFKKLVKDEFADLRKMLEDKFKTVLEAMNSKATFEDVMQETHITRVHQSNTKSSQLGAQKKPIGHPSALKNHELGDNLQELNQNSPLLDQVVLGDNLNDVSGTASQDQLVLYANVDAQQNAQRETESSSNSRETVVTESQDELPDHLLPSVNTLQNIVLQKQVEAEVTPMPAVRHRRSGPFNISPYMTSFGSDAGSSSRQPVVFYMKHPFVSLSDKEESDLFSNFWIWLKEDLLDRYKKGKATLPQLFNFGVATIDNKNWFYNIGFERQLIDNSMLAYAPWHTVDDVFIPVNLEGRLHWILIVISFNDRCIKVYDSINNSLHHSFVVNHIKKYAQLIPMYLVKSDLYLKKGFDIASHHRYQGHTVYDSFEIVYVEDLPQKLAASLDCGVYVASYAEFLSERKDIPADIDPEEIRLRYSALLWNCGNQKIQAGAVSDSEAPLKPVRNRTENNSSERITIH